A region of Siniperca chuatsi isolate FFG_IHB_CAS linkage group LG23, ASM2008510v1, whole genome shotgun sequence DNA encodes the following proteins:
- the lin7a gene encoding protein lin-7 homolog A isoform X1: MATVVQPLSLDRDVARAIELLEKLQESGDVPGHKLQSLKKVLQSEFCTAIREVYQYMHETITVNGCPEYQARATAKATVAAFAASEGHSHPRVVELPKTEEGLGFNVMGGKEQNSPIYISRIIPGGVAERHGGLKRGDQLLSVNGVSVEGEHHEKAVELLKAAKDSVKLVVRYTPKVLEEMEARFEKLRTARRRQQQQLLMQQQQQQNLTSQQNHMSLFQKKKK, from the exons ATGTTGCCAGGGCTATCGAGCTGCTGGAGAAACTGCAGGAGTCAGGTGACGTCCCCGGTCATAAGCTTCAGTCTCTGAAGAAGGTGCTTCAGAGTGAGTTCTGCACAGCCATCAGAGAG GTGTACCAGTACATGCAtgaaacaattacagtgaaTGGCTGTCCAGAGTACCAGGCAAGGGCCACAGCTAAG GCTACAGTTGCAGCCTTCGCAGCCAGCGAAGGTCACTCCCACCCGAGGGTGGTGGAGCTACCCAAAACGGAGGAAGGGCTGGGCTTCAACGTGATGGGCGGCAAGGAGCAGAACTCACCCATCTACATCTCCCGCATCATCCCCGGAGGTGTGGCTGAGAGGCACGGCGGCCTAAAGCGAGGGGATCAGCTCCTGTCTGTCAATGGTGTG AGCGTGGAAGGCGAGCACCATGAGAAAGCAGTGGAGCTGCTGAAGGCGGCCAAGGACAGTGTAAAGCTGGTGGTTCGCTACACCCCCAAAGtgctggaggagatggaggcTCGCTTTGAGAAGCTCCGTACAGCCCGGCGgcgccagcagcagcagctcctcatgcagcagcagcaacagcagaacCTGACCTCTCAGCAGAACCACATGTC GTTGTtccaaaagaagaagaagtga
- the lin7a gene encoding protein lin-7 homolog A isoform X2: MATVVQPLSLDRDVARAIELLEKLQESGDVPGHKLQSLKKVLQSEFCTAIREVYQYMHETITVNGCPEYQARATAKATVAAFAASEGHSHPRVVELPKTEEGLGFNVMGGKEQNSPIYISRIIPGGVAERHGGLKRGDQLLSVNGVSVEGEHHEKAVELLKAAKDSVKLVVRYTPKVLEEMEARFEKLRTARRRQQQQLLMQQQQQQNLTSQQNHMS; this comes from the exons ATGTTGCCAGGGCTATCGAGCTGCTGGAGAAACTGCAGGAGTCAGGTGACGTCCCCGGTCATAAGCTTCAGTCTCTGAAGAAGGTGCTTCAGAGTGAGTTCTGCACAGCCATCAGAGAG GTGTACCAGTACATGCAtgaaacaattacagtgaaTGGCTGTCCAGAGTACCAGGCAAGGGCCACAGCTAAG GCTACAGTTGCAGCCTTCGCAGCCAGCGAAGGTCACTCCCACCCGAGGGTGGTGGAGCTACCCAAAACGGAGGAAGGGCTGGGCTTCAACGTGATGGGCGGCAAGGAGCAGAACTCACCCATCTACATCTCCCGCATCATCCCCGGAGGTGTGGCTGAGAGGCACGGCGGCCTAAAGCGAGGGGATCAGCTCCTGTCTGTCAATGGTGTG AGCGTGGAAGGCGAGCACCATGAGAAAGCAGTGGAGCTGCTGAAGGCGGCCAAGGACAGTGTAAAGCTGGTGGTTCGCTACACCCCCAAAGtgctggaggagatggaggcTCGCTTTGAGAAGCTCCGTACAGCCCGGCGgcgccagcagcagcagctcctcatgcagcagcagcaacagcagaacCTGACCTCTCAGCAGAACCACATGTCGTAG